A genomic window from Pseudomonadota bacterium includes:
- a CDS encoding XdhC/CoxI family protein — translation MEQKDVFEKLYTLSATHRRVAVATVVRAYGSTPRHVGAKMVILDDGTFFGTVGGGCGEAEVWQEAREVLTHGEARVVTVDLTENPEDGGEKICGGRMDVFIDLWTDEDLGTAKALISHLDAGHGVVVCTAIAGPSAHLGKKRFASDSGWSLGSLGCPRLDAAVTSAAPALVHARRSIVACLEGDALRSAARHEHAGETELFVEVLERPPMLVIAGAGHCALPLARLGRMLGFEVVILDDRPECATSERFPDAARIVVGDLGDEVEALHLGPNAHVVLVTRGHKQDEAILRRIVNRDLAYIGMIGSRRRIGAVFADMERDGYDPSRLDRVHSPIGLDIGAETPEEIAVSIMGEIIKTRRGGTGRSMTLRRPG, via the coding sequence ATGGAGCAGAAAGACGTCTTCGAGAAGCTCTACACCCTCTCCGCCACGCATCGGCGCGTCGCCGTTGCCACGGTGGTGCGCGCCTATGGCTCGACGCCTCGACACGTGGGCGCGAAGATGGTCATTCTCGACGACGGCACGTTCTTCGGCACGGTGGGCGGTGGATGCGGCGAGGCCGAGGTCTGGCAGGAAGCCCGCGAGGTGCTCACACACGGCGAGGCGCGCGTGGTGACGGTCGATCTCACCGAGAACCCGGAAGACGGGGGCGAGAAGATCTGTGGCGGCCGCATGGACGTGTTCATCGATCTCTGGACAGACGAAGACCTGGGCACGGCGAAAGCGCTCATCTCCCATCTCGACGCCGGTCACGGGGTGGTGGTGTGCACCGCCATCGCAGGGCCGTCAGCACACCTTGGAAAGAAACGCTTCGCGTCAGACAGCGGCTGGAGCCTTGGGAGCCTGGGCTGCCCCCGACTCGACGCCGCGGTGACATCAGCAGCCCCTGCGCTCGTTCACGCCCGTCGCTCCATCGTTGCCTGTCTCGAGGGCGACGCGCTCCGATCGGCCGCCCGACACGAGCACGCTGGCGAGACCGAGCTGTTCGTCGAGGTTCTCGAACGCCCGCCGATGCTGGTCATCGCGGGTGCCGGACACTGTGCGCTGCCGCTTGCCCGCCTTGGAAGGATGCTGGGCTTCGAGGTGGTGATTCTCGATGACCGACCAGAGTGCGCCACATCAGAGCGATTCCCGGACGCGGCTCGCATCGTCGTGGGCGATCTGGGAGACGAGGTCGAGGCGCTTCACCTCGGCCCCAACGCCCACGTCGTGCTCGTGACCCGGGGGCACAAGCAGGATGAGGCGATCTTGCGGCGCATCGTCAACCGCGACCTCGCCTACATCGGCATGATCGGAAGCCGTCGACGCATCGGCGCCGTGTTCGCCGACATGGAGCGAGACGGGTACGATCCCTCACGCCTCGATCGCGTGCACTCCCCTATCGGTCTCGACATCGGCGCAGAGACGCCGGAAGAGATCGCGGTGAGCATCATGGGCGAGATCATCAAGACGCGACGCGGGGGAACAGGGCGCTCGATGACGTTGCGCCGACCTGGCTAG
- the dacB gene encoding D-alanyl-D-alanine carboxypeptidase/D-alanyl-D-alanine-endopeptidase — MDGASPLVARDLALARGRNGAVERESELKHIHGPRLLVGSLKSEASHVRTPFFTPRYLHIWLLLTCVVALAQGAPAHADPVATAKLRIARILANDGLSRSQVGVYARAVDSGRVVFARNADAPMIPASNFKLVTTAVALACLGPDYRFTTDLLGPPVDQGTGVVNGNLYLRGTGDPTLVEPWTRPATGPFEAFSAELRKQGVKQVTGALVGDDSAFDRDFIGKGWLKRYLMLDYAAETAALSINGNVMSLDVRPGKIRSYPPTTTLKYKHVVSSRGGLTVTRPTDSSTVIVQNLKPGKSLQTSLTIHNPSEYTTGVLLSILQRDGLKFGAPMRLVEETDLPLPDGLVRYGFHESAPLLKILKRINKHSDNLFADHVFKAIGFHRLGKGTLDNSTAAIKEQLGKMGVDTTGLEIADGCGLSVLNRVSPRQFVQLLEGMARRPDAEVFRSTLAAGGKEGTLCGRLVGLPVYAKTGTIDGTCTLSGYVVTRAGQQIAFSILVNHHHTSNDAIRGLQDVIVKVLADIGERI; from the coding sequence ATGGACGGCGCATCTCCCCTCGTGGCCAGGGATCTGGCGCTTGCAAGGGGAAGGAACGGCGCCGTGGAGCGAGAATCAGAATTGAAACATATTCACGGCCCGCGCCTGCTCGTGGGTTCGTTGAAATCGGAGGCAAGCCACGTGCGCACCCCCTTCTTCACCCCTCGATATCTGCACATATGGCTTCTCCTGACGTGTGTCGTGGCACTCGCCCAGGGCGCGCCGGCGCATGCTGATCCGGTGGCCACCGCGAAGCTGCGCATCGCGCGCATCCTGGCGAACGACGGCCTGTCACGCTCGCAGGTCGGTGTCTATGCTCGCGCGGTCGACAGCGGGCGCGTGGTGTTCGCCCGCAACGCCGACGCTCCCATGATTCCGGCGTCGAACTTCAAGCTTGTCACCACGGCCGTGGCTCTGGCGTGTCTGGGGCCCGACTACCGATTCACAACAGACCTCCTCGGCCCCCCTGTCGATCAGGGCACCGGCGTCGTGAACGGGAACCTCTACCTGCGGGGCACGGGCGATCCCACCCTCGTCGAGCCCTGGACCCGGCCCGCTACCGGACCTTTCGAGGCGTTTTCCGCCGAGCTTCGCAAGCAGGGGGTCAAGCAGGTCACCGGCGCCCTGGTGGGCGATGATTCGGCGTTCGATCGCGACTTCATCGGCAAGGGCTGGCTGAAGCGCTACCTGATGCTCGACTACGCGGCCGAGACGGCGGCCCTCTCCATCAACGGCAACGTCATGAGCCTCGACGTCCGCCCCGGAAAGATTCGCAGCTACCCGCCCACCACCACGCTGAAGTACAAGCACGTGGTGAGCAGCCGCGGCGGTCTCACCGTCACGCGCCCCACCGACAGCAGCACCGTCATCGTGCAGAACCTCAAGCCCGGGAAGTCGCTGCAGACGAGCCTCACGATACACAACCCCAGTGAGTACACGACGGGAGTGCTCCTCTCGATACTGCAGCGTGATGGTCTGAAATTCGGTGCGCCCATGCGCCTGGTGGAAGAGACCGACCTTCCGCTGCCAGACGGCCTCGTGCGGTACGGCTTTCACGAGTCGGCGCCGCTGCTCAAGATTCTAAAGCGCATCAACAAGCACAGCGACAATCTCTTTGCCGACCACGTGTTCAAGGCCATCGGGTTCCATCGCCTCGGGAAGGGCACCCTCGACAACTCCACGGCCGCCATCAAGGAGCAGCTCGGAAAGATGGGCGTCGACACCACGGGGCTCGAGATCGCCGACGGCTGCGGTTTGAGCGTGCTCAATCGCGTCTCTCCTCGGCAGTTCGTTCAGCTGCTCGAAGGCATGGCCCGCCGACCGGATGCCGAGGTGTTCAGGTCGACCCTCGCGGCCGGCGGCAAGGAAGGCACGCTCTGCGGTCGTCTCGTCGGGCTTCCCGTGTACGCCAAGACAGGCACCATCGACGGAACCTGCACCTTGAGCGGGTATGTGGTGACCCGTGCCGGCCAGCAGATCGCCTTCTCCATACTGGTGAACCACCACCACACCTCGAATGACGCCATCCGGGGCCTGCAAGACGTCATCGTGAAGGTGCTGGCCGATATCGGAGAGCGGATCTAG
- a CDS encoding TrkA family potassium uptake protein, with protein MRGQVCDLSTNRRPAREDSSLRSNRCVIVGCGRQGARLARLLEAERYQVCVIDRQPAAFQRLQDFHGQKLLGNGTDEDVLQRAGLEDAYAFAAVTNGDNTNLMAAQIARVVFEVPRVVCRVYDPARAGIYHDLGLKTVSATTVGARMIRNLIIPPRILRNYQLGDGSAVALEFKVGDAVDGKQVQELEIEGAFRISSVIHDQVPLVPTPTHIVRAGDSLFGVVTADAMAQVAELLDVRDHAVNVPSKGEY; from the coding sequence ATCCGTGGTCAGGTGTGTGATCTGTCCACCAACAGGCGCCCCGCAAGAGAGGATTCATCGTTGCGTTCGAATCGCTGCGTCATCGTCGGCTGCGGCCGACAGGGAGCCCGCCTGGCACGACTGCTCGAAGCCGAGCGCTACCAGGTCTGCGTCATCGACCGGCAGCCCGCCGCCTTCCAGCGGCTGCAAGACTTCCACGGCCAGAAGCTGCTGGGGAACGGAACCGACGAAGACGTTCTGCAGCGCGCCGGCCTCGAAGACGCCTACGCCTTCGCGGCCGTGACGAACGGCGACAACACCAACCTCATGGCGGCCCAGATCGCGCGCGTCGTGTTCGAGGTCCCTCGGGTGGTCTGCCGCGTGTACGATCCCGCGCGCGCCGGCATCTACCATGATCTCGGCCTGAAGACCGTGTCGGCCACCACCGTGGGCGCGCGCATGATTCGCAATCTCATCATTCCGCCACGCATATTGCGAAACTACCAGCTGGGTGACGGCAGCGCCGTCGCGCTCGAGTTCAAGGTGGGCGACGCCGTCGACGGCAAGCAGGTCCAGGAGCTCGAGATCGAGGGCGCCTTCCGCATCAGCAGCGTGATCCACGACCAGGTTCCCCTGGTTCCCACCCCGACCCACATCGTCCGCGCGGGCGACAGCCTCTTCGGCGTCGTGACCGCCGACGCCATGGCCCAGGTCGCCGAGCTGCTCGACGTGCGCGACCACGCGGTCAATGTCCCTTCCAAAGGAGAGTACTGA
- a CDS encoding TrkA family potassium uptake protein, whose amino-acid sequence MFILLAGGGKLGYYLAKALIQSGQEVTIIEKKDYKVERINKELGSVAMHGDACDPSVLAEAGCERADMVVAVTADDEDNLIICQVAKSKFKVDFSIARVANPRNEEIFKKLGVDAPVSSTALIFAVIEDEIAHHGVMTSLALRRCGVEIIEAPVTPESPAHGKMLQELSLPPHCTIAMVLRDNDTIVPNGQTRLQDKDVVIALAKHEQFADMRDLLMGPSSIG is encoded by the coding sequence ATGTTCATCCTCCTCGCCGGCGGCGGCAAGCTGGGCTACTACCTGGCCAAGGCCCTCATCCAATCGGGTCAGGAAGTCACCATCATCGAGAAGAAGGACTACAAGGTCGAGCGCATCAACAAGGAGCTCGGCAGCGTCGCCATGCACGGTGACGCATGTGACCCGTCGGTGCTCGCCGAAGCCGGGTGCGAACGCGCCGACATGGTGGTGGCCGTGACCGCCGATGACGAAGACAACCTCATCATCTGCCAGGTGGCCAAGAGCAAGTTCAAGGTCGACTTCTCCATCGCCCGCGTGGCCAATCCCCGGAACGAGGAGATCTTCAAGAAGCTAGGCGTTGACGCCCCCGTGAGCAGCACGGCGCTCATCTTCGCCGTCATCGAAGACGAGATCGCCCATCACGGCGTGATGACGTCGCTTGCCCTGCGCCGCTGCGGCGTGGAGATCATCGAGGCCCCCGTCACCCCCGAATCACCGGCGCACGGCAAGATGCTGCAGGAGCTGTCCCTTCCGCCTCACTGCACCATCGCCATGGTGCTGCGCGACAATGACACCATCGTGCCGAACGGGCAGACCCGCCTTCAAGACAAGGACGTGGTGATTGCGCTCGCCAAGCACGAGCAGTTCGCCGACATGCGCGATCTGCTCATGGGCCCTTCCTCCATCGGCTGA
- the rho gene encoding transcription termination factor Rho — protein MESIAELERQPRSELIEIAHDLGVAGADRMKAQELLHKIYESRADSQGLTFATGVLEILPEGYGFLRGKSYLPGNTDIYVSMTQVKRHGLRMGDLISGYVRTPKSGEKYYGLVKLSAINSVDPELVRGRPHFENLTPIFPNVRFNLETVKDELSTRIIDLFSPIGKGQRGLIVAPPKAGKTVLLKKIAHGITTNNPNTHLIALLIDERPEEVTDMERSIEGEVISSTFDEPPEQHARVSELVLEKAKRQVEMGQDVVILLDSLTRMSRAYNNITPPTGRTLSGGLDTAALRMPKRFFGAARNIEGGGSLTIMATCLVETGSKMDEVIFEEFKGTGNMELDLSRRLAERRIFPAFDVKKSGTRHEELLLEPEDLKKIWVLRRALDMLGEVEVTEILIEQISKTPSNDAFLRAITREALSFGKSF, from the coding sequence ATGGAAAGCATCGCCGAACTGGAGCGTCAGCCGCGCTCCGAGCTCATCGAGATCGCCCACGACCTGGGAGTCGCCGGGGCCGATCGGATGAAGGCGCAGGAGCTCCTGCACAAGATCTACGAGTCACGGGCTGACTCGCAGGGCCTGACGTTTGCCACGGGAGTTCTCGAGATTCTCCCCGAGGGCTACGGTTTTCTTCGCGGCAAGTCGTATCTGCCGGGCAACACCGACATCTATGTCTCGATGACGCAGGTGAAGCGTCACGGCCTGCGCATGGGCGATCTCATCTCCGGCTATGTTCGTACCCCCAAGAGCGGGGAGAAGTACTACGGCCTCGTGAAGCTCTCGGCCATCAACTCCGTCGACCCGGAACTGGTGCGCGGTCGCCCGCACTTCGAGAACCTCACCCCCATCTTCCCGAATGTGCGCTTCAACCTCGAGACGGTCAAGGACGAGCTCTCGACCCGCATCATCGATCTCTTCTCGCCTATCGGAAAGGGCCAGCGCGGGCTCATCGTGGCTCCTCCCAAAGCGGGCAAGACCGTGCTGCTCAAGAAGATTGCGCACGGCATCACCACGAACAATCCGAACACCCACCTCATCGCGCTCCTCATCGACGAGCGCCCTGAAGAGGTGACCGACATGGAGCGCTCCATCGAGGGCGAGGTCATCTCGTCGACCTTCGATGAGCCTCCCGAGCAGCACGCCCGCGTGTCTGAGCTCGTTCTCGAGAAGGCGAAGCGGCAGGTGGAGATGGGCCAGGACGTGGTCATCCTGCTCGACTCGCTCACGCGAATGTCGCGTGCCTACAACAACATCACCCCGCCCACCGGTCGAACCCTCTCCGGTGGTCTCGATACGGCCGCGCTGCGCATGCCCAAGCGGTTCTTCGGTGCGGCCCGCAACATCGAGGGTGGGGGCAGCCTCACCATCATGGCCACCTGCCTCGTGGAGACGGGCAGCAAGATGGACGAGGTCATCTTCGAGGAGTTCAAGGGCACGGGCAACATGGAGCTCGACCTCTCCCGCCGCCTCGCGGAGCGGCGCATCTTCCCCGCCTTCGACGTCAAGAAGAGCGGCACGCGCCACGAAGAGCTGCTGCTCGAACCGGAAGACCTCAAGAAGATCTGGGTCTTGCGGCGCGCGCTCGACATGCTGGGTGAGGTCGAGGTCACCGAGATCCTCATCGAGCAGATCAGCAAGACGCCGTCGAACGACGCCTTCCTGCGCGCCATCACGCGCGAGGCCCTGTCGTTCGGCAAGAGCTTCTGA
- a CDS encoding ABC transporter permease has product MQRHSSTGAVERVDLGAEPTAPRLSNVVRAVVLKELADLRRNRTLIVSLLAPVFLALVFVHVMERVRHSGIVRVTVLRGSDEKTRALLTLTGAFDVSEVADTREARERVETRTVDLALILPRDFDERLGSEAQPQVSVLVRRDSPPHVAAAVAALTEMLRVRAGQRSPVSLSLEPVGPEAAGAMRAQWVMGFIVFELLMGFGIAATSLVEERERGTMRAIRVTGASPAGVLLGKAIVVWGLSLAAAVATIGLCGLLHPPLSGVLVVMAAGSAFAVAFGLWMGGLFPNLAAANAGLPVVFMLVFLPTVLGSQAARPAWVRLTPGHWLVEGLQQTLVESGGLESAWKATGLLVACALLCACASWVTLARRPERE; this is encoded by the coding sequence GTGCAACGTCACTCCTCCACGGGTGCCGTGGAAAGGGTTGACCTCGGGGCGGAGCCAACCGCCCCGCGTCTCTCGAACGTCGTCAGGGCCGTCGTCTTGAAGGAACTTGCCGATCTGCGACGAAATCGCACCCTCATCGTCAGTCTGCTGGCGCCCGTCTTCCTGGCTCTCGTGTTCGTGCACGTGATGGAGAGGGTACGGCATTCTGGTATCGTCCGGGTCACGGTGCTTCGTGGCTCTGATGAGAAGACCCGCGCGCTTCTCACGCTCACGGGTGCGTTCGATGTGTCAGAGGTTGCTGATACGCGTGAAGCCCGTGAGCGCGTGGAGACCCGCACTGTCGATCTGGCGCTCATCCTGCCCAGAGACTTCGACGAACGCCTGGGTTCGGAGGCGCAGCCTCAGGTCTCGGTGCTCGTACGTCGTGATTCCCCTCCCCACGTGGCTGCCGCCGTTGCCGCATTGACCGAGATGCTGCGCGTGCGCGCCGGCCAGCGCAGCCCCGTCTCGCTCTCCCTCGAACCTGTCGGGCCAGAGGCCGCGGGTGCGATGCGGGCCCAGTGGGTGATGGGTTTCATCGTGTTCGAGCTGCTCATGGGGTTCGGCATCGCTGCCACATCTCTCGTTGAAGAGCGGGAGCGTGGAACGATGCGCGCCATACGTGTCACGGGAGCATCCCCCGCAGGGGTGCTGCTGGGCAAGGCCATCGTCGTCTGGGGCCTCTCCCTGGCGGCGGCGGTTGCGACCATCGGTCTCTGCGGTCTGCTCCATCCGCCACTCTCGGGTGTCCTGGTTGTCATGGCCGCCGGCAGCGCATTCGCCGTTGCCTTCGGCCTATGGATGGGAGGCCTGTTCCCCAACCTCGCGGCGGCCAATGCCGGCCTCCCCGTGGTGTTCATGCTCGTGTTCCTTCCGACTGTTCTGGGAAGCCAGGCAGCGCGTCCCGCGTGGGTGAGGCTCACGCCCGGCCACTGGTTGGTGGAGGGGCTGCAGCAGACCCTGGTCGAGTCGGGGGGGCTCGAGTCGGCCTGGAAGGCTACGGGGCTCCTCGTCGCATGCGCGCTGCTCTGCGCGTGTGCCTCGTGGGTCACGCTTGCCAGACGTCCCGAGCGCGAGTAG
- a CDS encoding glycosyltransferase family 2 protein translates to MKPAAATMMHPSSTLPRLPSRRAMSGRGEGGVGSGVSVMGLPGRSGMRPCEVRCGGGQFLEAVSPSPLPGQERQGRGRKVLVHVEPAPRAFCPPRAAAGGAETAKRPGHDQPGVRIRDVRSDDVKAWTWGSALIICALVATLASAIAFGQIDWLHITIGIFTILSGIMLFAGLGDRSRKGALKSDCYRPFVSCLIAAHNEQEVIEATVRSLCQMNYRKKGKPNFEVVVVDDGSTDDTLAILQSLQRELPLLKIVERKPPECAKGKSAVLNHGLRASRGEVIAVFDADTRVESNFLIKSVPCMIDPEVGGVQGRVRIYNAQENLLTLAQEDEFSVLAHLAQSSKDVLNGMTGLGGNGQLTRRTAVEEVGGWNELSATEDLDLTLRLLMNGYSVRYCGEAVLWQEAVSHGHALLRQRVRWSEGFIKCLFDYSWPMLTRPMPLFKRFDGFTSLVRCLIPMWMLVAYLALGIGYASGTPLTNSVPWWLFASASGVFFAVTFLGILTMQQLSVPRTVTRVVLYWAYNFIWVLAVPLGFVNCLKNLDGIRWDKTEHRGDQPRVSVAHVPSMSLPLAEVVD, encoded by the coding sequence ATGAAGCCTGCGGCGGCCACGATGATGCACCCGAGCAGCACCCTGCCCAGGCTGCCGAGCAGGCGCGCGATGAGCGGCCGGGGGGAAGGAGGTGTCGGGTCGGGTGTCTCTGTCATGGGCCTTCCAGGTCGATCGGGAATGCGGCCGTGCGAGGTTCGATGCGGGGGCGGGCAGTTCCTGGAAGCGGTTTCGCCCTCACCTCTCCCTGGGCAAGAGCGGCAGGGGAGAGGCAGGAAAGTTCTCGTTCACGTTGAACCTGCCCCCCGCGCATTCTGTCCCCCCCGTGCAGCCGCAGGGGGGGCTGAGACCGCCAAGCGCCCTGGCCACGACCAGCCTGGGGTGCGAATCCGAGACGTGAGGAGTGACGACGTGAAGGCCTGGACGTGGGGATCTGCCCTGATCATCTGCGCGCTCGTCGCCACGCTCGCCTCCGCCATCGCCTTCGGGCAGATCGACTGGCTTCACATCACCATCGGCATCTTCACCATCCTCAGCGGCATCATGCTCTTCGCCGGTCTGGGCGACCGCAGCCGCAAGGGCGCCCTGAAGAGCGACTGCTACCGTCCGTTCGTATCGTGCCTCATCGCGGCGCACAACGAGCAGGAGGTCATCGAGGCCACGGTCCGCTCGCTGTGCCAGATGAACTACCGCAAGAAGGGCAAGCCGAACTTCGAGGTCGTGGTCGTCGACGACGGCTCTACCGACGACACGCTGGCGATCCTCCAGTCGCTGCAGCGCGAGCTCCCCTTGCTCAAGATCGTCGAGCGCAAGCCGCCGGAGTGCGCAAAGGGCAAGTCAGCCGTGCTCAACCACGGCTTGCGCGCGAGCCGCGGCGAGGTCATTGCCGTGTTCGACGCCGATACCCGCGTTGAATCGAACTTCCTGATCAAGAGCGTGCCCTGCATGATCGATCCCGAGGTGGGCGGTGTGCAGGGGCGCGTACGCATCTACAATGCTCAAGAGAATCTCCTGACCCTCGCCCAGGAAGACGAGTTCTCGGTTCTGGCTCACCTGGCGCAGAGCTCGAAAGACGTCTTGAACGGCATGACCGGCCTCGGCGGCAACGGTCAGCTCACCCGTCGCACGGCTGTCGAAGAGGTAGGGGGCTGGAACGAGCTCTCCGCCACCGAAGACCTCGACCTCACCCTGCGCCTCCTCATGAACGGGTACAGCGTCCGCTACTGTGGCGAAGCCGTGCTCTGGCAGGAAGCGGTCTCCCACGGGCACGCCTTGCTGCGTCAGCGCGTGCGGTGGTCGGAGGGCTTCATCAAGTGCCTGTTCGACTACTCCTGGCCCATGCTGACGCGCCCGATGCCTCTCTTCAAGCGCTTCGACGGCTTCACCAGTCTTGTGCGGTGCCTCATCCCGATGTGGATGCTGGTGGCGTACCTGGCTCTCGGCATCGGCTATGCCAGCGGAACCCCGCTGACGAACTCGGTGCCGTGGTGGCTGTTCGCCTCCGCCTCCGGCGTGTTCTTCGCCGTCACCTTCCTTGGCATCCTCACGATGCAGCAGCTCTCGGTGCCGCGAACCGTGACGCGCGTCGTGCTGTACTGGGCCTACAACTTCATCTGGGTTCTCGCGGTGCCCCTGGGGTTCGTCAACTGCCTCAAGAACCTCGATGGCATCCGCTGGGACAAGACCGAGCACCGCGGCGACCAGCCTCGGGTCTCTGTCGCTCACGTACCGTCCATGTCCTTGCCCCTGGCCGAGGTCGTCGACTGA
- a CDS encoding polysaccharide deacetylase family protein, with product MTETPDPTPPSPRPLIARLLGSLGRVLLGCIIVAAAGFMTLATAKLYVHARRQVVPLIVTPGIPYAHTVSPPLDRVIRRMKEMVWIRMGWTPNTTPKAIAFTFDDGPYAQLTPQLLDLLKRHQVKATFFIEGKDAQMHPELVRRIADDGHELGNHSFTHASLVGLDEVGIARELNETDRLIRRLTGIATPIMRPPGGRLDRSRCAFVQKLGYTVVNDNDNPGDYRESEPSRLYDFILMHSSRCAIICLHSGRLVTIRALPTIIDAYRKKGYQFVTISELAKLEGIAIPPLPANISSTGH from the coding sequence ATGACAGAGACACCCGACCCGACACCTCCTTCCCCCCGGCCGCTCATCGCGCGCCTGCTCGGCAGCCTGGGCAGGGTGCTGCTCGGGTGCATCATCGTGGCCGCCGCAGGCTTCATGACCCTGGCCACGGCCAAGCTGTACGTGCACGCCCGCCGTCAGGTGGTGCCGCTCATCGTGACGCCTGGCATCCCCTACGCGCACACCGTGTCTCCCCCGCTCGACCGCGTGATCCGGCGCATGAAGGAGATGGTGTGGATTCGCATGGGGTGGACGCCGAACACCACGCCGAAGGCCATCGCGTTCACCTTTGACGACGGCCCCTACGCCCAGCTCACCCCGCAGCTGCTCGACCTGCTGAAACGCCACCAGGTCAAGGCCACGTTCTTCATTGAAGGCAAGGACGCCCAGATGCACCCCGAGCTCGTGCGGCGCATCGCTGACGACGGCCACGAGCTCGGCAACCACTCGTTCACCCATGCCTCGCTGGTCGGGCTCGACGAGGTGGGCATCGCGCGAGAGCTGAACGAGACCGACAGGCTCATCCGGCGGCTCACGGGCATCGCCACCCCCATCATGCGCCCGCCCGGCGGCCGTCTCGACCGCTCGCGCTGCGCATTCGTGCAGAAGCTCGGCTACACCGTGGTCAACGACAACGACAACCCGGGCGACTACCGCGAGAGCGAGCCATCACGGCTCTACGACTTCATCTTGATGCACTCGAGCCGCTGCGCCATCATCTGCCTGCACTCCGGTCGCCTGGTGACGATACGCGCGCTCCCCACCATCATCGACGCCTATCGCAAGAAGGGCTACCAGTTCGTGACGATCTCCGAGCTGGCAAAGCTCGAGGGCATCGCCATCCCTCCCCTCCCCGCGAACATCTCGTCGACGGGGCACTGA
- the ftsY gene encoding signal recognition particle-docking protein FtsY: MKKQEEAAAQEAAEPAPPAPIAVETAAEPEKPSLLKRVWQELNKDVTEVAIIGPSMTRLRDGLKKTREGFVSSVQTLFRLHKRIDEKFWEELEEILITADVGVQTSLKIIDAMRAVVKERGLTEPEQLTEVLKAELASMLASSGGGLLAAPSGPTVVMVVGVNGAGKTTTIGKLSWQLKNAGQKVVLGAADTFRAAAIDQLAVWAERTGVELVRHAEGSDPAAVAFDTLAAGKAREADLVIVDTAGRLHSKANLMEELKKVRRVMQRQIPDAPHEVLLVATNGQNALAQARTFSAAVDVTGIVLAKLDGTAKGGIVLAIADELKIPVKFIGVGESVEDLRPFDPAAFLDALFATE, translated from the coding sequence CTGAAGAAGCAGGAAGAGGCTGCGGCCCAGGAGGCCGCCGAGCCGGCGCCCCCCGCCCCCATCGCCGTGGAGACCGCCGCAGAGCCGGAGAAGCCGAGTCTGCTGAAGCGCGTGTGGCAAGAGCTGAACAAGGACGTCACCGAGGTGGCCATCATCGGCCCCTCGATGACGCGCCTGCGCGATGGGCTCAAGAAGACCCGCGAGGGCTTCGTGTCGAGCGTGCAGACCCTCTTTCGCCTGCACAAGCGCATCGACGAGAAGTTCTGGGAAGAGCTCGAAGAGATTCTCATCACCGCCGACGTGGGCGTGCAGACCAGCCTCAAGATCATCGACGCCATGCGCGCGGTGGTCAAGGAGCGCGGGCTCACCGAGCCGGAGCAGCTCACCGAGGTGCTCAAGGCCGAGCTGGCGTCGATGCTCGCGTCGTCTGGCGGAGGGCTGCTCGCTGCCCCGTCGGGGCCGACCGTGGTGATGGTGGTGGGGGTCAACGGCGCGGGCAAGACCACCACCATCGGCAAGCTGTCGTGGCAGCTCAAGAACGCCGGCCAGAAGGTTGTTCTCGGGGCGGCTGACACCTTTCGCGCCGCCGCCATCGATCAGCTGGCCGTGTGGGCCGAGCGCACCGGGGTCGAGCTTGTGCGTCACGCCGAAGGCAGCGATCCGGCGGCTGTGGCGTTCGACACGCTGGCGGCCGGCAAGGCGCGCGAAGCCGACCTCGTCATCGTCGACACGGCGGGTCGCCTGCACTCGAAGGCCAACCTCATGGAAGAGCTCAAGAAGGTGCGCCGCGTCATGCAGCGCCAGATCCCGGACGCCCCGCACGAGGTGCTGCTCGTGGCCACCAACGGACAGAACGCGCTGGCCCAGGCCCGCACCTTCAGCGCCGCGGTCGATGTCACCGGCATCGTGCTGGCCAAGCTCGATGGCACAGCGAAGGGCGGCATCGTGCTGGCCATCGCCGATGAGCTCAAGATTCCCGTGAAGTTCATCGGGGTCGGCGAGTCGGTCGAAGACCTGAGGCCGTTCGACCCCGCCGCCTTCCTCGACGCCTTGTTCGCCACCGAGTGA